The Candidatus Eisenbacteria bacterium nucleotide sequence TGCACCTCATCCTTCGAATCCTCCTCTTGTTGTGCCGGGGATGGGAGGGGATTTCGGCAACTGCTGCAAGAACTACCGATTGCTCCCCACGTCCCGCGGGCGATTTGCCCCGAAGATCGGCCCGATAAAGGAAACCCTTGAGGGGGGAGAGCCTCGGTCGATTGCGGCGCCGCGCAGCGAACGCTTGTATTTTCAATGGGTTGCAAGCCGCGATCGCTTTTCGAAGGGCTGCATGCGGGGGCACGAATCCTGCCTGGGGTCGACTCCCCGGTCCCGAAACCGGGTGAATCGGCGTGACTTCTCAGTACGAACGGATCTTCCAGATTTGGGCCGCATACTCGCGCACCGTCCGGTCGCTCGAGAACCTGCCGATGCGGGCGACGTTCATGATCGCCTTCTCCCGCCAGAGAGGGGGCGCGAGGTAGGTCTTCTCCACGTCTTTCTGCCGGTCGATGTAGGAGGGAAGATCGGCGAGATGGAAGTAATAGTCCCCCTGATCGACGATCCTCTGGAAGATCCACTTGAAGAGCCCCGGCTCATGCGGCGAGAAGAGATCGGAGTTCAGCCCGTCCATCACGCGTCGCAGGAGGTGGTTGTACTGGTAGTAATGGTAGGGGCTGTAGGATCGCTCCTCGCGCATCTTCCGGACCTCGTCCGCCCGGAGCCCGAAGATGAAGATGTTCTCCGCCCCGACCTCCTCGAGGATCTCGATGTTCGCGCCGTCGAGAGTGCCGATCGTGAGGGCGCCGTTCATGGCGAACTTCATGTTCCCCGTCCCGGATGCCTCCATGCCCGCCGTCGAGATCTGTTCGCTGAGATCCGCCGCCGGGATGATCTTCTCCGCGAGCGAAACTCTGTAGTCGGGGATGAAGACGACGCGGAGCCGATCCCGGGTGCGCGGATCGTTGTTCACGACGCGGCCGACGTTGTGGATCAGCTTGATGATCTGCTTCGCCGCCCAGTAGCCCGGCGCGGCTTTCCCCGCGTAGATGTACGTGCGGGGCACCGGGATCTCCGCGCCGTCCTCGACGACGGTGAAGTACTGATGGATGACGTGCATGACGCTGAGCAGCTGGCGTTTGTACTCGTGGATCCGCTTCACCTGAACGTCGAAGAGGGAGTTCGGGTCCACCGTCTCCCGCGTCGCGTCGTAGACGACCTTCGCGAGCCGCTCCTTGTTCTCCCTCTTGATTCGTCCGAAGGCTTCCTGGAAGGCGCCGTCCCGTGCGTGCGGCTCGAGGCCGCGGAGATGGTCGAGGTCGGTGATCCAGGAATCGCCGATCGTGTCGGTGACGAGCCGGGCGAGGGCTGGGTTCGCCTTGAGAAGCCATCTTCGCTGCGTGACGCCGTTCGTTTTATTGTTGAAGCGTTCCGGCCAGAGGCGGTAGAAGTCCGCCGCGAGCGACGACTTGATGAGCTCGGTATGAAGCTTCGCAACCCCGTTCACCGAGCGGCTCCCGACGATCGCCAGGTGCGCCATCCGAACTTGGGGTGCGCCCCCGTCCTCGAAGAGCGACATGCGGGCAAGCCGCCCCCGATCGTCGGGCCAGACTTTCTCGATTTCGCGAAGAAACCTCCGGTTGATCTCCTCGATGATCTGGAGGTGGCGGGGGACGACACGC carries:
- a CDS encoding glycogen/starch/alpha-glucan phosphorylase, which produces MEASPKNPLSDASREFQESIRRHIRYSLGREWKHLAGREIFNAVALAVRDRLVDLLFETETRYREADAKRLYYLSMEYLIGRSLGNNLTNLGIYDLCREALESMGLDIEEVREAETDAALGNGGLGRLAACLLDSLATLGMPGFGYGINYEYGLFRQQISDGHQRERPDHWRSYGTPWLIERPDEACIVPVYGRMETIPDSAGRKQPVWSDWRILIGVPHDMPIVGYGGRTVNTLRLYTARSSHEFDVGIFNGGDYLLAVEQKVASETISKVLYPSDLVEAGKELRLLQEYFFVACALWDIVQKYQARRAAFDDFPSRVAIQLNDTHPALAIAELMRILVDEKAVRWERAWSITRSTFGYTNHTLLPEALEKWPVELLRRVVPRHLQIIEEINRRFLREIEKVWPDDRGRLARMSLFEDGGAPQVRMAHLAIVGSRSVNGVAKLHTELIKSSLAADFYRLWPERFNNKTNGVTQRRWLLKANPALARLVTDTIGDSWITDLDHLRGLEPHARDGAFQEAFGRIKRENKERLAKVVYDATRETVDPNSLFDVQVKRIHEYKRQLLSVMHVIHQYFTVVEDGAEIPVPRTYIYAGKAAPGYWAAKQIIKLIHNVGRVVNNDPRTRDRLRVVFIPDYRVSLAEKIIPAADLSEQISTAGMEASGTGNMKFAMNGALTIGTLDGANIEILEEVGAENIFIFGLRADEVRKMREERSYSPYHYYQYNHLLRRVMDGLNSDLFSPHEPGLFKWIFQRIVDQGDYYFHLADLPSYIDRQKDVEKTYLAPPLWREKAIMNVARIGRFSSDRTVREYAAQIWKIRSY